Sequence from the Candidatus Brocadia sp. genome:
CCTCCTTGGTTCTATTTTGGTTCTATTGAAGATATTTGATTCGTAGGAAATTATACCGTATTTGAGCCTCGTTTCATCAATAAATACTGTATATAGACAAATTTTTTCATTTGACCCAGTCTGAAAGTTTATCCGTGCCACCCAGAAACCGACATAAATAAAAAAAAATTCCTCTGCAATTAAACTACTGCGATACATCCACCATCACTTCCTGTCGTTCAATCTTATTCCACAGGTAACCTTTTGGATTCCAGAACCCTTCATCAGTTTGGATATTACCTTTTTCGTCAGTTGCCCGCACGGCAAGTATGTACTTGCCAGTACGTTTTGGAATCCAAATAACTTCCCATGTGCGGAAAGAATACTGTCCATAATCTCCTCCAAGCTTTGCCTTCCTCCAGGTAACACCATCGTCATCAGAAAACTCCACATTGACTACACGCCCATAACCACTGAAGGCAATGCCGCGCACAGTTACCGGCATCTCTAACGGAATTTTACCCGATCCATCCGGTGTGATAATAAATGAACGGACGGGCATTATACCGACAGGAACCATACGAACCCTACCCTCCTTGACGTCCTTTGGGGTAGTGTTACCCCGCGGCGTATCAGGAATACAATATGTCTTCGTCATCCAGAAATTCGTGTCAGGTTTGTCCAATACCCGAATCCAGGTTAAGGCCTTGGTCCAATACGTCGAGAATTTGCCAGGAACCACTAAACGAACCGGGAAACCGTTCAACATGGGAAGCGGCTCGCCATTCATCACATAAGCCACAATGGTTTCATGGATGACCGGGTCATTCAAACTCAAAGATTTCAGATACCTGTACGAAACACTCTCCTTCAGTCCTCTCCCCTTTTCCAGCCCCTCAAACTGTACCTGCACCGAACCCGTCTTAACCCTTGCGGCATCCAGTAAATCCTTGAGGCGCACTCCCGTAAAGAGGGCATTACCCATCGCCCCATTCCCCCATTGAGCACCGGGCACACGAGGCTGGAAGCGACTGCGACTATTGCCGGAGCACTGGTTGACTGCTGCAATAGAAACGGATTTGAATCGTTTCATGATATCGGACATGGTTAAAGCCAGCGTTTTTTCAACATGCCCTTCCACAAAAAGTCGCCACTCAGAAAGGTTCACGGCATTCGGAATGCCTTCCAGATGCCATCGCACGTAAAATGCAGCGTTGGGGGTAAACGGAGTAAGGAAATAATGCCGAGGGGTTTCCAGTTGGACAGGACGGTCCGTAAGCTGGATCAAGGGGAGCTTTTGAGGGTAAACAACAAAAGGACCTACCGCTCCCCAGTACGGATTAACATCCGGTCCGGTGAAACCAGGCATTGGCTGAATAGCCTGACCAGAGACCTGAGCCCACACCGGCACAAACTTGTTTAAACCTAGCCAGGTAACTCCTCCCCCAAGCACCTTCATCAGAAACCTGCGTGATATTTTCCCAGATTCTCCTTGCATCTCATCACCTTTGCATTAAAAAAATACAGCGCTTATAAAACCGATCAATGCGCCAAAAACCCCTCCCCAGACAACCAGCCAGCCCAGGTGTGTACGCATCATTTCCTCAACGATTTCCTTCACCCGTTGCGGTGTAAGTTCGTTTACCGTAGCATCCACCATGGAGGCGATTTTGGCCCTAAATATTTCAAAATCAGTCTCTTTCTGCAGGACAGAGGCTACGTCAATATTCCGCAAAATTTCAGATGCCTGCCTTTCAAATTCCTTCTTAAAAGGTTCACGCATGGGTTCAATAACTTTTTCTCCGCCAAACAAGGTAAACATGCCGCCGAAAGAGGAGCTTTGAATTACAGCTACAAAGCCACGAAATACCTTATCAAAATCAATCTTGTCCAACACCAACTCTGGCTGTATGGTGTGAGGCAACGTGTTTTGGGTAACCCTCACAAAATTTTCTCTGGTAAAAAAGTTCTCCATAATAAGAGAACGAATGCTCTCTTTGAATTGATCAAACCTCAGGGCAATAATTCCAGAGCCATAAAGTCCCGGTATCCTTTCAAAGAGCATATATATGGCAAGCCAGTTCGTCAAAGCACCCGATAAGGCAAAAAGGCTGGCCAGCATGAGTGCATTTCTACCGGTAAATTCAGGAATTACATAAGAAACCCCAAACACAACAGCGGAAATTAAATTGGTCAGGAAACTTTTATTCCTCAGTATCCTTACTCTATTAAAGTCCAACCATGCAGTCTCTTCACCAAGCATCCCAGACGGAAGCCTGTACGAAATCGCTTCTGATTTTTCTTCAGACATTTCAACATCTCCTGTTTCGCAAACTCACATTCTGTATGAATTTGTTTAAACAACGATACGTTTCAGGTACTAATTTTTAAGATTTTAGAACTCAAGCCGTGAAATTTGTAATTCATTTTATACCACATAATACGATTAAAAACCAGAAACAGTACCAAATTATCTCTGACTATGTCATAGTTTATTACTGACTTAGTCCGGAGTCAAGAGATAAGCACTTTTGCTAAAAACTCACCAGACTGTTTTATTTGGCTGAATTTGAATCTTTTCACCCCAAAACTTCATATATGACCCAACATGCTTTTGGGTACATTAGTATTGTTTTCTCAACGTTGAAATAATAACCATGATTTTGATATCATGATAATGAAGGGTTTTTACCAATAATTTTTAGGATATGAAAACATGAAGATGCAACGGTGGTTTTTGATTCACTGGATTGTCTTTATTTTTTGTGTTGCGATCCCGTCCTTAACGTTTTCACAAGAAGATTTATCAGGCGTTGTCAAATATATTCAGTCATCTATTGTGGTTGTCTTACCATATGATAAAAATGGTAAACTTCTCAACAGGGGAAATGGTTTTTTTATCAACAGGGATGGCGATGTTGTTACCAATATCCATGTGCTTCAGGGTGCAGCCAGCGCCCAAATAAAGACGGCATATGGAAGGGTATACACAATTATTGGGGTTTTGGATCAGGACAAAGAAGGAGATCTTATCCGTGTGTCGGTTGATATTTCTCCCAGAGTGGTACATCCTTTGATCTTAAGCACCTCTCTTCCTGATACAGGTGAACAGGTCATCGTAATCGGTAGCCCACCAGGTCCTGAGCAAAAGATCTCTGGTGGTATAGTCTCCGGGGTTAGTGAGGTTCCAACATTTGGAACGATTATGAAAATTACCTCACCATTGTCTTCAGAACGTAGTTGCAACCCAGTACTGAATATGCGGGGTGAAATCATTGGGCTTGTGACCTTTCAAAGCACTGAAGGTCAAAACCTGAATTTCGCAATTCATACTAATCGGGTGGAAAAGCTTCTCCGGGATAAGGATATAACCCATAACGAATGGGTTGAAGGAGAACCAAACGAATGGTTTTCCAGTGCTGAAGGGCTTTGCAACCGCGGAATTTTTTATATCGCAGGAGAAGACTATCGGAATGCAATATCCTGTTTTGAAAATGTTATTAGGAAAAATCCACGATATGCCGCTTCTCATTTCTTCCTCGGATATTGCAAAGATGCACTCGAACGGTATCCGGAAGCGATCGAAGCATACAGGCAAGCAGTCAGGATCGATCCTTATTTTGTCGAAGCACACGCAAATTTGGGCGCAGCTTATGAGAGGCTGGAGCACTACGAGGAAGCAGCCGAGTCTTACAAGCAGGTTACACGCATCCAGCCTGAAAATGCCGAAGCACTCTATAAACTGGGCAGGCTTTACTGCATACTTGGACGTCACATGGAAGCAGCCAAAGCCCTCAACCAGGCAATCCTTATTAAGCCTGACCTTGTCACAGTATACTCCAGTCTTGGCCTGGCTTATTTCAATCTCGGAAATTATCCGGAGGCAATCGAGTCTTACAAACAGGCGATCAACACCAAACCTGATGATACCAATGCGCATTCCATGTTGGGTGCAGTTTATGAAAAGCAAGGACGTTACTCTGATGCAGCTGACGCATTCAGGAGAGTAATCGCTATCAAGCCTGATGATGCCAATGCACACTTCATGCTTGGCACAGCTTATGAAAAGTTAGGACGTTACACGGATGCGATTGATGCCTACAAACAGGCAATCAGTATCCAGCCCGATAATACCCAGGCATACTGTGATCTGGGCGCTGTGTATGATAACCTCGGACATTTCACAGATGCAGTCGATGCCTATAAACAGGCAATCCTCATAAAACCTGATGATGCCAAAGCGCATCACATGCTGGGCATGTCCTACTTCAAGCTCAAACAATACTCGAAAGCGATCAAAGCTTACAAGCGGGTAATCAGTATCAAGCCTGATAATGCCACTGCTTACTACGATTTAGCCCTTGCTCATGGCATCAACAGACATTACCAGGAAGAGATGGAAGCTTATAAACAGGCAATCCGCATAAAACCGGATTTTGCAGAGGCACATCTCGGTTTGGGCATAGTTTACTTGAACCATGGTGATAAGGAACAGGCACTGGAAGAATATAAAATTCTTAAAGACCTTGACAGGGATGCAGCCAGCGGGTTGTTTAATCTGATCTTCAAATAATGCGTATTGAAAAAAACAAGCATCCTTCCAATACTGGTAATTCCTAAGATAGCTTAAATATCCACGATCGGTTCCATGCCCTTGATAACGGCTTTCGTTTTGATTTAAACCTTTTTTGTTTTTTTCACTTTTAATTTTTCTCTTGACATTTAAAGATAATAAAGATACTCATGTCATTAATAATGACGGTTTCTTTAAGTTTTATAAAACATCCATAATTACGATAAAGGCAAACCCTGAGTGATCGGGGGGCGCAAAGTAAAGGGTCTTTCGCAGAGACGCACTGCAATGCGTCTCTACCCCTGATAAAGACAGCCTTACTGCCGAAGATCATACAGCGTATCTTTGCAGTAAGGCTTTTTTATTTTTGAGGATGGTTATAGAAAAATGCCACAAGATGAATCTACAAAAACTTCAAAGGTGTTAGCAGGGGCAATGGAAAAGGTTTTATCACCAGCACTTGATCTCTTAGAACATATAAGTGAACCGATAGGTAAGTATCCATACCAGGGATGGGAGTCATTGTATCGCGAACAGTTGGATTATGACTATTTTGGCAGAACTACTCACTCGGTGAATTGTACCGGCTCTTGTACCTGGAAGGTTTACGTTAAGAACAATATCGCATTCAAGGAAGAACAGTATGCGGATTACCCCGATATAAATTCGATTCTTCCCACATATAATCCTCGAGGATGCCAGAAAGGCGCTAACTACAAAGAATATGTATATGGTCCCCAGCGCTTGAAGTATCCTCTGATACGAGCAGGTGCCCGTGGCGAAGGAAAATGGCGAAAAGCCTCATGGGAAGAAGCTATGAGTTATATCGCAAACAAAATTGTCAATGCCATATCTAACTACGGCCCTGATACGGTGACATTTTATTCGGCTAATCCTGCCAAGTTTGCGATTACGTATGCTGGGGGTGTGAGACTGGCAAACTTGATTGGTGCCGTGGTATGCAGCTTCTATGATTGGGTATCTGACCTGCCACCAGGCGAACCCATAACCTGGGGCATAC
This genomic interval carries:
- a CDS encoding twin-arginine translocation pathway signal protein codes for the protein MQGESGKISRRFLMKVLGGGVTWLGLNKFVPVWAQVSGQAIQPMPGFTGPDVNPYWGAVGPFVVYPQKLPLIQLTDRPVQLETPRHYFLTPFTPNAAFYVRWHLEGIPNAVNLSEWRLFVEGHVEKTLALTMSDIMKRFKSVSIAAVNQCSGNSRSRFQPRVPGAQWGNGAMGNALFTGVRLKDLLDAARVKTGSVQVQFEGLEKGRGLKESVSYRYLKSLSLNDPVIHETIVAYVMNGEPLPMLNGFPVRLVVPGKFSTYWTKALTWIRVLDKPDTNFWMTKTYCIPDTPRGNTTPKDVKEGRVRMVPVGIMPVRSFIITPDGSGKIPLEMPVTVRGIAFSGYGRVVNVEFSDDDGVTWRKAKLGGDYGQYSFRTWEVIWIPKRTGKYILAVRATDEKGNIQTDEGFWNPKGYLWNKIERQEVMVDVSQ
- a CDS encoding DUF445 domain-containing protein encodes the protein MLGEETAWLDFNRVRILRNKSFLTNLISAVVFGVSYVIPEFTGRNALMLASLFALSGALTNWLAIYMLFERIPGLYGSGIIALRFDQFKESIRSLIMENFFTRENFVRVTQNTLPHTIQPELVLDKIDFDKVFRGFVAVIQSSSFGGMFTLFGGEKVIEPMREPFKKEFERQASEILRNIDVASVLQKETDFEIFRAKIASMVDATVNELTPQRVKEIVEEMMRTHLGWLVVWGGVFGALIGFISAVFF
- a CDS encoding serine protease, which encodes MKMQRWFLIHWIVFIFCVAIPSLTFSQEDLSGVVKYIQSSIVVVLPYDKNGKLLNRGNGFFINRDGDVVTNIHVLQGAASAQIKTAYGRVYTIIGVLDQDKEGDLIRVSVDISPRVVHPLILSTSLPDTGEQVIVIGSPPGPEQKISGGIVSGVSEVPTFGTIMKITSPLSSERSCNPVLNMRGEIIGLVTFQSTEGQNLNFAIHTNRVEKLLRDKDITHNEWVEGEPNEWFSSAEGLCNRGIFYIAGEDYRNAISCFENVIRKNPRYAASHFFLGYCKDALERYPEAIEAYRQAVRIDPYFVEAHANLGAAYERLEHYEEAAESYKQVTRIQPENAEALYKLGRLYCILGRHMEAAKALNQAILIKPDLVTVYSSLGLAYFNLGNYPEAIESYKQAINTKPDDTNAHSMLGAVYEKQGRYSDAADAFRRVIAIKPDDANAHFMLGTAYEKLGRYTDAIDAYKQAISIQPDNTQAYCDLGAVYDNLGHFTDAVDAYKQAILIKPDDAKAHHMLGMSYFKLKQYSKAIKAYKRVISIKPDNATAYYDLALAHGINRHYQEEMEAYKQAIRIKPDFAEAHLGLGIVYLNHGDKEQALEEYKILKDLDRDAASGLFNLIFK